TCACGCGTGGCGCGCCATCGGCGAGGAGCAGGAGACCTTCATCGGCGGCGGCGCACTGGCCGTGCCAGCCGGCCGGTCCGCCTCGTTTTTCCCCACCATCTACAACGAAGACTGGTTCTTCCTGGTCGACAGCGACCGGCTCAACCCGGTGACCGCGATGGGGTCGGTGAAGCAGGCGCCGTTCGACCCGTACGCGGATCCCGCCCGCGCCGGCTCGGAGGAGTTCGGCGACTGCCTGGCCGAAGGCGTGTTCGCGTTGCTGGACAACGGCCGGCCGGTGCACGACGCGGACGAGCCGTACTGGGAGGGATTCCTGGCGGCGCGCGCGGAGATGATCGCGACGATCCTCCGGCGCATCCCGGCGATTTCCTGTGGTGAGCAACAAAAGGAGCGGATGCGCCGCGCGCTGCGGGCCTCCCGCGACCGGCTGCGGATGATCACGCCGCGGATCTGCGTCCAGTATCTGGAGGCGCTGGAACGCGATCGCACCGTGTGGGCCGACTTTCTCAACGGCCTCCCACCGGCGCCGCCGGCGGAGGCGGCACGCATCCTCGGCCTGCATCCGGTCCTGCCCGAAAGTGAGCCGACGGCCGTAGGCAGGATTGCCGGCGTGGCGAGGATGCCGGCCTTCGACCGTGCCTTCGATGCCAAGCAGAGCCAGGAAACGCGGCTGGACGCCGAGGTCGGCGTCAGCGCGTAAGAGCCTGTTGGTAAACCCTGGCACGCGATAGCCGAGCACCATATTTTGCCAACAGGCTCCAAAACTCCGGCACAACGGGTGTGTGCCGGAGCTGCACTCAGACCTGTTTGCGGGTGGCGACCGCGTCGACGATCTCGGCGACCGCCTCGTCGATGGACACGCCGTTTTTCTGCGTACCGTCGCGATAACGGAAGCTGACCGCGTCCTTGTCGACGTCGTCGTCGCCGGCGATCAGCATGTACGGCACCTTCTGCTTCTGCGCCGTGCGGATCTTCTTCTGCATGCGGTCGTCGGAGGTGTCCACCTCGACCCGGATCCGCTTCTCGCGCAGCCGCGCGGCGACCTTCTCCAGGTGGTCGACGTGCGCGTCGGACACCGGGATGCCGACGACCTGGACCGGCGCGAGCCAGGGCGGGAAAGCACCGGCGTAGTGCTCCAGCAGGATGCCGAAGAAGCGTTCGATGGAGCCGAAGAGCGCGCGGTGGATCATCACCGGCTGCTTACGTGTGCCATCGGCGGCCTGGTATTCCAGCTCGAAGCGTTTCGGCTGGTTGAAGTCGAGCTGGATGGTCGACATCTGCCAGGTGCGGCCGAGCGCGTCGCGGGCCTGCACGGAGATCTTCGGACCGTAGAACGCCGCACCGCCGGGGTCCGGCACCAGCTCCAGGCCGGAGTCGAGCGCGGCCTGCCGCAGCGTCTCGGTGGCCTCCTCCCACTCCTGGTCGGAGCCGAGGAACTTCGGGCCGTCGCCACGGGTGGACAGCTCCAGGTAGAAGTCGTCCAGGCCGTAGTCGCGCAGCAGGTCGAGCACGAAGGCGAGCAGGCTGCGCAGCTCGCCGGGCATCTGCTCCTGCGTGCAGTAGATGTGCGAGTCGTCCATGGTGAGGCCGCGTACGCGGGTGAGACCGTGGACCACGCCGGACTTCTCGTAGCGGTAGACCGTGCCGAACTCGAACAGCCGCAGCGGCAGCTCCCGGTAGGACCGGCCGCGGGACCGGAACACCAGGTTGTGCATCGGGCAGTTCATCGCCTTCAGGTAGTACTCGGCGCCTTCCAGCTCCATCGGCGGGAACATCGTGTCGGCGTAGTACGGCAGGTGGCCCGAGGTCTCGAACAGGTGGCCCTTGGTGATGTGCGGCGTGTTGACGAACTCGTAGCCGGAGTCCTCGTGGCGTACGCGCGAGTAGTTCTCCAGCTCTCGGCGCACGATGCCGCCGCGCGGGTGGAAGACCGGCAGGCCGGAGCCGATCTCGTCAGGAAAGGAGAACAGGTCCAGCTCGGCGCCGAGCTTGCGGTGGTCGCGTTTCTCCGCCTCGGCGAGCAGCGCGAGGTAGTTCTTCAGCGCGTCGCGGCTCTCCCAGGCGGTGCCGTAGATCCGCTGCAACTGCGGGTTTTTCTCGCTTCCCCGCCAGTACGCGGCGGCCGAGCGCATCAGCTTGAACGCCGGGATGTGCCGGGTCGAGGGCAGGTGCGGACCGCGGCACAGGTCACCCCAGACCCGCTCGCCGGTCTTGCGGTCGAGGTTGTCGTACGCGGTCAGCTCGCCGCCACCGACCTCCATCACCTCGTCGGTGTCGACCTCCGACTTCAGGTCGACCAGCTCCAGCTTGTACGGCTCGGCCGCCAGCTCGGCCCTG
The nucleotide sequence above comes from Fodinicola acaciae. Encoded proteins:
- the thrS gene encoding threonine--tRNA ligase encodes the protein MSASVSPAVSATVVVPAGTTAAEAVEKAGLPTTGAQAIVVVRDSDGKLRDLEWTPAAEERVEAVAIDTDDGRAVLRHSTAHVMAQAVQELFGEARLGIGPPIKDGFYYDFDVPKPFTPDDLAAIEKKMGDIVKSGQRFRRRVYPSLDEARAELAAEPYKLELVDLKSEVDTDEVMEVGGGELTAYDNLDRKTGERVWGDLCRGPHLPSTRHIPAFKLMRSAAAYWRGSEKNPQLQRIYGTAWESRDALKNYLALLAEAEKRDHRKLGAELDLFSFPDEIGSGLPVFHPRGGIVRRELENYSRVRHEDSGYEFVNTPHITKGHLFETSGHLPYYADTMFPPMELEGAEYYLKAMNCPMHNLVFRSRGRSYRELPLRLFEFGTVYRYEKSGVVHGLTRVRGLTMDDSHIYCTQEQMPGELRSLLAFVLDLLRDYGLDDFYLELSTRGDGPKFLGSDQEWEEATETLRQAALDSGLELVPDPGGAAFYGPKISVQARDALGRTWQMSTIQLDFNQPKRFELEYQAADGTRKQPVMIHRALFGSIERFFGILLEHYAGAFPPWLAPVQVVGIPVSDAHVDHLEKVAARLREKRIRVEVDTSDDRMQKKIRTAQKQKVPYMLIAGDDDVDKDAVSFRYRDGTQKNGVSIDEAVAEIVDAVATRKQV